ATCTGGAATTACTCCAAATACACCGATGGAGCCGGTCAATGTTGTAGGATTAGCCAGAATGGTGTCAGCGGCACAGGCAATATAATATCCGCCTGAGGCGGCTAAGTCGCCCATGGAAGCGACAACCGGTTTCTTTTCGCGGGCAAGTTTTATCTCGCGAAGAATAACATCAGATGCAAGTGCGCTGCCGCCGGGTGAGTTGATTCTGAATACAATAGCTTTTACGTTGTCGTCAAGCCTGGCTTTGCGGATGGCGCGCGAAATTCTTTCAGAGCCAATGGCCTCATCGCTGCCTTCTCCGCCGCCAATTTCTCCGACTGCGTAGATTATAGCAATTTTATCTTTTGATCGTTTTTTTGAACTTAATGCAGGTGAATTTTTATAAGACTCGAGTTTTAAAAATTCAATCTTGTCGGTTGAACCAAGCTCAAGTTTTTCCCTCAAAAGGTCAAGTACTTGATCTTTATAGGTGATTTTATCGGCAAAGCCATATTTTACGGCGTCTTCAGCTGTCTGCAGAAGTAATGAGTCGGCAATGTTTTGTAATTTTTCAGGAGCAATATTACGGGCTTTGCTGATTTCAGACGAAATGTGTTGCCATATTGACCCAACATAAGTGAGTGTTTGCTCTTTGTTGGCCTCGCTCATTCTGTCGCTAATAAGAGGTTCAATGGCACTCTTGTATTTGCCGTGCCTGATAACCTGCGCATTAATGTCGAGCTTGTCAAGGAGTCCTTTCAGGAAAAGAACCTGACCTGTCAGTCCTTTAAAATCAATAAATCCTTCAGGATTAAGACAAATGATGTCGGCAGCTGAAGCCATATAATATGCCTTCTGCGAGTAGGTTTCGCTGTAAGCAATGACAAATTTACCTGATTGTTTAAAGTCAAGGATGGCGTTTCTGATTTCTTCCAGTGTGGCCATTCCTGAGGGTATGTCGCTTAAATTCAGATATATGCCACGGATATTTTCATCTTCTGTGGCTTTCTTTAATAAATCCATTGTTTCAAGTAACCCGGGTGTGGTTGTTTTGGACAGGAAGGATGATTGATTGAATGAAAATGGACTTACAGGGCTTCTTTCAGGGATTGCTTCGCTCAAATCAAGTGTTAGCACAGTTCCTGGTTTGACCATAACCTCTTCTTTACTTGCAAATGAAGCAATAGAAGCGATAATGATGAAAATGAAAAATAAAAATAGAAATGTCGTAAGAATAAAGCCTGCCATTGATGCAAGCATAAACTTGAAAAACTGTTTCATGGTAATTGTT
The nucleotide sequence above comes from Lentimicrobiaceae bacterium. Encoded proteins:
- the sppA gene encoding signal peptide peptidase SppA translates to MKQFFKFMLASMAGFILTTFLFLFFIFIIIASIASFASKEEVMVKPGTVLTLDLSEAIPERSPVSPFSFNQSSFLSKTTTPGLLETMDLLKKATEDENIRGIYLNLSDIPSGMATLEEIRNAILDFKQSGKFVIAYSETYSQKAYYMASAADIICLNPEGFIDFKGLTGQVLFLKGLLDKLDINAQVIRHGKYKSAIEPLISDRMSEANKEQTLTYVGSIWQHISSEISKARNIAPEKLQNIADSLLLQTAEDAVKYGFADKITYKDQVLDLLREKLELGSTDKIEFLKLESYKNSPALSSKKRSKDKIAIIYAVGEIGGGEGSDEAIGSERISRAIRKARLDDNVKAIVFRINSPGGSALASDVILREIKLAREKKPVVASMGDLAASGGYYIACAADTILANPTTLTGSIGVFGVIPDFQKFFSSKLGITFDMVKTNKNSDYISVTRPMTSYEEKVMTNSIERIYKTFIGHVSDGRMMTTAAVDSIGQGRVWSGIDGQRIHLVDEMGGLRKAIEIAAKMAKIEDYRLTSLPEQKDPFTELMEDITGSPSETMLRNELGNMYPYLKEIQSFSKMSGVQARLPFILDIN